One segment of Streptosporangium brasiliense DNA contains the following:
- the kynU gene encoding kynureninase, translating into MTISRADCAALDADDPLKHLRDEFVLPDETIYLVGNSLGAMPVAASAATARVVTEEWGRQLVGGWNSAGWFDLPLTTGDRLAPMIGAGPGQVAVGDTTSIAIVKAVSAAMRLRPGRRVVVSDLANFPTDRYVVEGLVKAVGGYEVRDLGVLDEVLADDVACVLMSEVDYRTGERHDTAAVTARVQAAGALMIWDLCHSAGAYRVDVSQADFAVGCTYKYLNAGPGAPAFVYAHPRHHAEAEQMLTGWHGHAAPFAFEPGYRPAEGIRRFTVGTPHVLSFAPLNASLDIWERVDLDQVRAKSVALTSLFIELVEKLCAPYGLEVVTPRDPERRGSQVSLRHPDGYPVMRALIDRGVHGDFRAPDILRFGFAPLYIRYVDVYDAAAILAEVLDKEHWRDERYQQRLAVT; encoded by the coding sequence GTGACCATCAGCCGCGCGGACTGCGCCGCCCTCGACGCCGACGACCCCCTCAAGCACCTCAGGGACGAGTTCGTCCTGCCTGACGAGACGATCTATCTGGTCGGCAACTCGCTCGGCGCCATGCCCGTGGCGGCCTCGGCCGCGACGGCGCGGGTCGTGACGGAGGAGTGGGGCCGGCAACTGGTCGGCGGCTGGAACTCCGCCGGCTGGTTCGACCTGCCGCTGACCACCGGCGACCGCCTGGCCCCGATGATCGGCGCGGGCCCCGGGCAGGTCGCGGTGGGCGACACCACCTCGATCGCGATCGTCAAGGCCGTCTCGGCCGCGATGCGCCTGCGCCCCGGCCGCCGGGTGGTCGTCTCCGACCTGGCCAACTTCCCGACCGACCGCTACGTGGTCGAAGGGCTGGTCAAGGCGGTGGGCGGCTACGAGGTCCGCGACCTCGGGGTCCTCGACGAGGTGCTGGCCGACGACGTCGCCTGCGTGCTGATGTCGGAGGTGGACTACCGGACCGGGGAGCGCCACGACACCGCCGCGGTGACCGCGCGGGTCCAGGCGGCGGGCGCCCTGATGATCTGGGACCTGTGCCACAGCGCCGGCGCCTACCGGGTCGACGTGTCGCAGGCCGACTTCGCGGTCGGGTGCACCTACAAATACCTCAACGCCGGCCCCGGGGCCCCGGCGTTCGTCTACGCCCACCCGCGTCACCACGCCGAGGCCGAGCAGATGCTGACCGGCTGGCACGGCCACGCGGCGCCGTTCGCGTTCGAACCGGGCTACCGCCCCGCCGAGGGCATCCGGCGCTTCACCGTGGGCACCCCGCACGTGCTGTCCTTCGCCCCGCTCAACGCCTCGCTGGACATCTGGGAGCGGGTGGACCTGGACCAGGTCCGGGCCAAGAGCGTGGCGCTGACGTCGCTCTTCATAGAGCTGGTCGAGAAGCTGTGCGCGCCGTACGGCCTTGAGGTGGTCACCCCCCGCGACCCGGAGCGCCGCGGCAGCCAGGTCAGCCTCCGCCACCCCGACGGCTACCCGGTCATGCGCGCGCTGATCGACCGCGGCGTCCACGGGGACTTCCGTGCCCCCGACATCCTGCGCTTCGGCTTCGCCCCGCTCTACATCCGCTACGTCGACGTCTACGACGCGGCCGCCATCCTGGCCGAGGTGCTGGACAAGGAGCACTGGCGCGACGAGCGCTACCAGCAGCGCCTGGCCGTCACCTGA
- a CDS encoding LysE family translocator, whose translation MLTTFAVTALVMIMIPGPDQALITRNALAFGRTAGLLTMFGGLIGLTVHATAAAIGLSALLLASATAFTVLKVVGVVYLLWLGIQALRSSRRTAAAPEPAALAARSPMQHVRNGFLSNTLNPKVALFFVTFLPQFLPAHGDTLNQAMLLSAIFAGLYLLWFSFYNVAVDRIGALLRTPRIRARVEQATGLLLVGFAIRLAVQQP comes from the coding sequence ATGCTGACGACCTTCGCGGTCACGGCGCTTGTAATGATCATGATTCCAGGGCCCGACCAGGCCCTGATCACGCGCAACGCCCTCGCCTTCGGCCGCACCGCCGGCCTGTTGACCATGTTCGGTGGCCTGATCGGCCTCACCGTCCACGCCACCGCCGCCGCCATTGGGCTGTCGGCCCTGCTGCTGGCCTCCGCCACCGCCTTCACCGTGTTGAAGGTCGTGGGCGTCGTCTATCTGCTCTGGCTGGGCATCCAGGCCCTGCGCTCCAGCCGCCGCACGGCCGCGGCCCCGGAGCCCGCCGCCCTGGCGGCCCGCTCCCCGATGCAGCACGTCCGCAACGGTTTCCTGTCGAACACGCTCAACCCCAAGGTCGCGCTGTTCTTCGTCACGTTCCTGCCGCAGTTTCTCCCCGCCCACGGCGACACGCTGAACCAGGCCATGCTGCTGTCGGCCATCTTCGCCGGGCTCTATCTGCTCTGGTTCAGCTTCTACAACGTGGCGGTGGACCGGATCGGCGCCCTGCTCCGCACGCCCCGGATCCGGGCCCGGGTGGAGCAGGCCACCGGCCTGCTCCTGGTCGGCTTCGCGATCAGGCTGGCCGTGCAGCAGCCCTGA
- a CDS encoding MmcQ/YjbR family DNA-binding protein — MEKWREVRQTLRESALSLPETYEDHPWGESVIKVNKKIFVFLGVEEPAGKWSPAVGVKLPESNGHALSVAGAAPSGYGLGRAGWVTIPLMGVLPETEVLLDWVEESYRAVAPKKLVARLDATGPLR, encoded by the coding sequence ATGGAGAAGTGGCGTGAGGTCCGTCAGACGCTGCGCGAGTCCGCGCTGAGCCTGCCGGAGACCTACGAGGACCATCCCTGGGGCGAGAGCGTCATCAAGGTCAACAAGAAGATCTTCGTCTTCCTCGGCGTCGAGGAGCCGGCCGGTAAGTGGAGCCCGGCCGTCGGGGTGAAGCTGCCGGAGTCCAACGGCCACGCGCTCTCCGTGGCGGGCGCGGCGCCCTCGGGATACGGGCTCGGCAGGGCGGGATGGGTGACGATCCCGCTGATGGGCGTGCTGCCGGAGACCGAGGTGCTGCTCGACTGGGTCGAGGAGAGCTACCGGGCGGTCGCCCCCAAGAAGCTCGTCGCCAGGCTCGACGCCACCGGCCCGCTGCGCTGA
- a CDS encoding DUF2293 domain-containing protein: MSRLERRIVEAAEAALAQRKFVTAVDVLTGIRWLHARHVDTWRQGRVAALEELSAVDGAKMTDAVAVLRRWALAKGLTPSETAYVSGGRDRGELRFVSAGDDSAFRVHWISPDMSETRRRQLAERQSKAPDLVVVESQQPWECAGCGDTGPYMITENAGPHCLTCADMDHLVFLPAGDAALSRRAKKESGLAAVVVRFNPRRRRYERRGILVEEAARERAEEQCLADEELRLRRRERDRERRAGEDVEFQAGMAREITRLFPGCPPERAEEIARHAGQRGSGRVGRTAAAKMFDENAITLAVVASVRHLDTDYDRLLMSGVPRAEARERIRTAIDRVLGHWRATVGAPLHNGSHGEVA, translated from the coding sequence GTGAGCAGACTTGAGCGCCGGATCGTGGAGGCGGCGGAGGCCGCGCTCGCCCAGCGGAAGTTCGTCACCGCGGTCGACGTGCTGACCGGGATCCGCTGGCTGCACGCCCGGCACGTCGACACCTGGCGGCAGGGCCGGGTGGCGGCGCTGGAGGAGCTCTCGGCGGTGGACGGCGCCAAGATGACCGACGCGGTGGCCGTGCTCCGGCGCTGGGCCCTGGCCAAGGGGCTCACCCCGAGCGAGACCGCCTACGTGTCCGGCGGCCGCGACCGGGGGGAGCTGCGCTTCGTCTCCGCCGGGGACGACAGCGCCTTCCGGGTCCACTGGATCTCACCGGACATGAGCGAGACCCGGCGGCGGCAGCTCGCCGAACGGCAGAGCAAGGCCCCCGACCTGGTGGTGGTGGAGTCGCAGCAGCCCTGGGAGTGCGCGGGCTGCGGCGACACCGGCCCCTACATGATCACGGAGAACGCCGGGCCCCACTGCCTGACCTGCGCGGACATGGACCACCTCGTCTTCCTCCCGGCGGGCGACGCGGCGCTCAGCCGGCGGGCGAAGAAGGAGAGCGGACTGGCCGCCGTGGTGGTCAGGTTCAACCCCCGGCGCAGGCGTTACGAGCGGCGGGGCATCCTGGTCGAGGAGGCCGCGCGGGAGCGGGCCGAGGAGCAGTGTCTGGCCGACGAGGAGCTACGGCTGCGCCGCCGCGAGCGCGACCGGGAGCGGCGGGCCGGCGAGGACGTGGAGTTCCAGGCCGGGATGGCCAGGGAGATCACCCGGCTGTTCCCCGGCTGCCCGCCCGAGCGGGCCGAGGAGATCGCCCGGCACGCCGGGCAGCGAGGCAGCGGCCGGGTGGGCCGGACCGCCGCCGCCAAGATGTTCGACGAGAACGCGATCACACTGGCCGTGGTGGCCTCGGTGCGGCATCTCGACACCGACTACGACCGGCTGCTGATGTCGGGGGTGCCCCGCGCCGAGGCCAGGGAGCGGATCCGGACGGCCATCGACCGGGTGCTGGGCCACTGGCGCGCGACTGTCGGTGCCCCCTTGCACAATGGCTCCCATGGAGAAGTGGCGTGA
- a CDS encoding pyruvate dehydrogenase: MGTVAEQFIDVLRQAGVERIYGVVGDSLNPVVDAIRKSAGIEWVHVRNEEAGAFAAAAEAQVTGRLAVCAGSCGPGNTHLVQGLYDAQRSGAPVLALASHVSSAEIGTGFFQETHPGRLFVDCSGFCEMISTAAQMPRVLRTAVQHAIGHGEVAVVVLPGDVADLPAKHDTGTHDVLTRRGTVRPPSDQVAELARALNGAEKVMLFCGAGVRGAHQEVMSLAARTLAPVGHALRGKEWIQYDNPYDVGMSGLLGYGACYEAMHEADLVVLVGTDFPYNDFLPGRRTVQIDHDPAQLGRRTPLELAVHGDVGETLRAVLPQVAQKTDRRYLDKMLSRHLKTLDNVVNAYTRDIEHHTPIHPEYVTSVVDELASDDAVFTVDTGMCNVWAARYLTPNGRRRVIGSFKHGSMANALPHAMGAQLADRGRQVVSLSGDGGLGMLMGELLTVRMNDLPVKIVVFNNSSLGMVKLEMLVDGMPDFGTDVTPVDYAAIAAAIGLGSVRVEKPAQVREALATAFAAPGPYLVDVVTDPDVLSMPPRITAKQVKGFALGAGKVVLTGGVGRMIDMARANLRNIPRP, translated from the coding sequence ATGGGCACCGTTGCGGAGCAGTTCATCGACGTGTTGCGCCAGGCCGGGGTGGAGCGGATCTACGGGGTGGTGGGCGACAGCCTGAACCCGGTCGTGGACGCGATCCGCAAGAGCGCCGGCATCGAGTGGGTCCACGTGCGCAACGAGGAGGCCGGGGCGTTCGCCGCCGCGGCCGAGGCGCAGGTCACCGGGCGTCTGGCGGTCTGCGCGGGCAGTTGCGGGCCCGGCAACACGCACCTGGTCCAGGGCCTCTACGACGCCCAGCGCAGCGGCGCCCCGGTGCTCGCGCTGGCCTCGCACGTCTCCAGCGCGGAGATCGGCACCGGATTCTTCCAGGAGACCCACCCCGGGCGCCTGTTCGTGGACTGCAGCGGCTTCTGCGAGATGATCAGTACGGCCGCGCAGATGCCCCGGGTGCTGCGCACCGCCGTCCAGCACGCGATCGGCCACGGCGAGGTCGCGGTCGTGGTGCTCCCCGGCGACGTGGCGGACCTGCCGGCCAAGCACGACACCGGCACCCACGACGTCCTCACCCGGCGCGGCACCGTCCGGCCCCCCTCCGACCAGGTGGCGGAGCTGGCCAGGGCGCTGAACGGCGCGGAGAAGGTGATGCTGTTCTGCGGCGCCGGAGTGCGCGGCGCGCACCAGGAGGTCATGTCGCTGGCCGCGCGCACGCTGGCGCCGGTCGGGCACGCCCTGCGCGGCAAGGAGTGGATCCAGTACGACAACCCCTACGACGTGGGGATGAGCGGGCTGCTGGGATACGGCGCGTGCTACGAGGCCATGCACGAGGCCGACCTGGTGGTGCTGGTGGGCACCGACTTCCCCTACAACGACTTCCTGCCGGGCAGGCGCACGGTCCAGATCGACCACGACCCCGCGCAGCTGGGCCGCCGGACCCCGCTGGAGCTGGCCGTGCACGGCGACGTCGGCGAGACGCTGCGGGCGGTGCTGCCGCAGGTCGCGCAGAAGACGGACCGCCGCTATCTCGACAAGATGCTCTCCAGGCACCTGAAGACGCTGGACAACGTCGTCAACGCCTACACCCGCGACATCGAGCACCACACACCGATCCATCCGGAGTACGTGACGAGCGTCGTGGACGAGCTCGCCTCCGACGACGCGGTGTTCACCGTGGACACCGGCATGTGCAACGTCTGGGCCGCGCGCTATCTCACCCCCAACGGCCGGCGCCGGGTCATCGGCTCCTTCAAGCACGGCAGCATGGCCAACGCGCTCCCGCACGCCATGGGCGCGCAGCTCGCCGACCGCGGACGGCAGGTCGTCTCGCTCTCCGGCGACGGCGGGCTCGGCATGCTCATGGGCGAGCTCCTCACCGTCAGGATGAACGACCTGCCCGTCAAGATCGTGGTGTTCAACAACTCCTCGCTCGGCATGGTGAAGCTGGAGATGCTCGTCGACGGGATGCCCGACTTCGGCACCGACGTCACCCCCGTCGACTACGCGGCGATCGCCGCCGCGATCGGGCTGGGCTCGGTCCGCGTCGAGAAGCCCGCACAGGTCCGCGAGGCGCTGGCCACGGCCTTCGCGGCACCCGGCCCCTATCTGGTGGACGTGGTCACCGACCCCGACGTGCTCTCGATGCCGCCGCGCATCACCGCCAAGCAGGTCAAGGGGTTCGCCCTGGGGGCGGGGAAGGTCGTGCTGACCGGCGGGGTGGGACGCATGATCGACATGGCCAGGGCGAACCTGCGGAACATCCCCCGTCCGTGA
- the pcaD gene encoding 3-oxoadipate enol-lactonase gives MLHYEIDGPVTAPPVVLSGSLGTTLEMWEPQMEALARRFRIIRHDHRGHGRSPAGGRCSIADLGGDLLELLDRLELPQVSFAGLSLGGMVGMWLAAHAPERIHRLALLCTSAKLNTPEFWAERADAARTGGTASIADAVAARWFTPGYAGREPYVAMLGGVSAEGYAACCEAIGAMDLRPDLAAIRAPTLVLAGADDPATPPEHGERIAAGIPGARLVVLPGAAHLASVERPGEVSRELIGHFLGE, from the coding sequence ATGCTGCATTACGAGATCGACGGTCCCGTGACGGCGCCGCCGGTCGTGCTGTCCGGCTCGCTGGGCACCACGCTGGAGATGTGGGAGCCGCAGATGGAGGCGTTGGCCCGGCGCTTCCGGATCATCCGGCACGACCATCGCGGGCACGGGCGGTCACCGGCCGGCGGGCGGTGCTCGATCGCCGACCTGGGTGGTGACCTGCTGGAGCTGCTGGACCGGCTGGAGCTGCCGCAGGTCTCCTTCGCCGGGCTGTCGCTGGGCGGCATGGTGGGCATGTGGCTGGCGGCGCACGCGCCGGAGCGGATCCACCGGCTGGCGCTGCTGTGCACCTCCGCCAAGCTGAACACCCCCGAATTCTGGGCCGAGCGGGCGGACGCGGCGCGGACGGGCGGCACGGCGTCGATCGCCGACGCGGTCGCCGCCCGGTGGTTCACGCCGGGCTACGCCGGGCGCGAGCCGTACGTCGCGATGCTCGGCGGCGTCTCGGCCGAGGGCTACGCGGCCTGCTGTGAGGCCATCGGGGCCATGGACCTCCGCCCCGACCTGGCCGCGATCAGGGCGCCCACGCTGGTGCTGGCCGGCGCCGACGACCCGGCCACCCCGCCCGAGCACGGCGAGCGGATCGCCGCGGGCATCCCCGGCGCCCGGCTGGTCGTGCTGCCCGGAGCGGCCCACCTGGCCTCCGTCGAACGGCCCGGCGAGGTCTCCCGCGAGCTGATCGGTCACTTCCTCGGGGAGTGA
- a CDS encoding serine hydrolase domain-containing protein has protein sequence MPAVALGTGTAQATPVIRGTGTVPAALAGFDTAIRTYIAERQITHAQLAVARKGKILLARGYRYADRKSGDMPVWLPPLQPTALFRVASLSKHLTSAAIMRLVQDGKLGLSAPVTTLLGLSAEADPRLAQVTVLRLMQHLGGWDRNVSKDQLWIDHTISATLDVPLPIGHDDIIRYTTARPLDFDPGSKMVYSNYGYMLLGRIIEKVSGTSYESYIQQKLLAPVGITRMRLGRSLKTEAASTEVPYVSKYTNKSVVDDSGTVVPYPYGGFNMPNQDANGGWLASAVDLVKFGMVFDAAGPVLNAASIAKVFAKPEIGVNGNGSWYGGGWWVRSNGSGLNTWHNGSMPGTFSFLARIQNGISYCAIFNRREEEGTPDFDSIDPLLGKAAGAVTTWPTTDLTPNYF, from the coding sequence GTGCCCGCCGTCGCTCTGGGCACCGGGACCGCCCAGGCCACACCCGTCATCAGGGGCACCGGGACCGTGCCCGCCGCGCTGGCCGGGTTCGACACCGCCATACGGACGTACATCGCCGAGCGCCAGATCACGCACGCCCAGCTCGCCGTGGCCAGGAAGGGCAAGATCCTGCTCGCCCGCGGCTACCGCTACGCGGACCGGAAGTCGGGCGACATGCCGGTCTGGCTGCCCCCGCTGCAGCCCACCGCGCTGTTCCGCGTCGCCAGCCTGAGCAAGCACCTCACCTCCGCGGCGATCATGCGGCTGGTCCAGGACGGCAAGCTCGGCCTGTCGGCGCCGGTCACCACGCTGCTCGGCCTGTCGGCCGAGGCCGACCCGCGCCTCGCGCAGGTCACCGTGCTCCGCCTGATGCAGCACCTGGGCGGCTGGGACCGGAACGTCTCGAAGGACCAGCTCTGGATCGACCACACCATCTCCGCCACGCTGGACGTGCCGCTGCCGATCGGTCACGACGACATCATCCGCTACACCACCGCGCGCCCCCTGGACTTCGACCCCGGCTCGAAGATGGTCTACAGCAACTACGGCTACATGCTGCTCGGCCGGATCATCGAGAAGGTCTCCGGCACGAGCTACGAGTCCTACATCCAGCAGAAGCTGCTGGCTCCCGTCGGCATCACCCGGATGCGGCTGGGCCGCAGCCTCAAGACGGAGGCCGCGTCGACCGAGGTGCCCTACGTCTCGAAATACACCAACAAGAGCGTGGTGGACGACTCCGGGACCGTGGTGCCCTACCCCTACGGCGGCTTCAACATGCCCAACCAGGACGCCAACGGCGGCTGGCTGGCCTCCGCCGTCGACCTGGTGAAGTTCGGCATGGTCTTCGACGCCGCCGGGCCGGTGCTCAACGCGGCCTCGATCGCCAAGGTGTTCGCCAAGCCGGAGATCGGCGTCAACGGCAACGGGTCGTGGTACGGCGGCGGCTGGTGGGTCCGCTCGAACGGCAGCGGGCTCAACACCTGGCACAACGGCTCGATGCCCGGCACCTTCAGCTTCCTGGCCCGGATCCAGAACGGCATCAGCTACTGCGCCATCTTCAATCGCCGCGAGGAGGAGGGCACGCCCGACTTCGACTCGATCGACCCGCTGCTCGGCAAGGCGGCGGGCGCCGTGACCACCTGGCCGACGACCGACCTCACGCCGAACTACTTCTGA
- a CDS encoding AraC family transcriptional regulator: MECDGDLLSELLAPLRLHGVFHSRWSARAPWGIAGEREHCALLHYVQEGECTVEMPEVAGPIRLRAGDLAVFPRGSGHRLADRPGRPTVPLATVLPARQPGTVRTVEIDGPGPATTMLCGGLHYDGAAAAPLYHALPAVFVLDRAMLEGQPLLADTLRGLAGEWADGEPGAGLVALRAFELTFVLALRAALSELTLGEPVLRALRHPAISRALLAVHSRFAEPWTLESLAAEAGLSRSAFAATFRDLVGEPPMRHLTGRRMQEAARLLTETTLAQGRISERVGYRSGVGFHLAFRAWCGQTPGEYRRSRPGSGLAAVRSSSA, translated from the coding sequence GTGGAATGTGACGGAGATCTGCTGAGCGAGCTGCTCGCCCCACTGCGCCTGCACGGCGTCTTCCACAGCCGGTGGTCGGCCCGGGCGCCCTGGGGCATCGCGGGCGAGCGGGAGCACTGCGCCCTGCTGCACTACGTGCAGGAGGGCGAGTGCACGGTGGAGATGCCCGAGGTGGCCGGGCCGATCCGGCTGCGCGCCGGCGACCTGGCCGTCTTCCCCCGCGGCAGCGGGCACCGGCTCGCCGACCGGCCGGGCCGTCCCACCGTCCCGCTGGCCACCGTCCTGCCCGCCAGGCAGCCCGGCACCGTGCGCACCGTCGAGATCGACGGCCCGGGGCCGGCGACGACCATGCTCTGCGGCGGGCTGCACTACGACGGAGCCGCCGCGGCCCCGCTCTACCACGCGCTGCCGGCGGTGTTCGTGCTCGACCGGGCGATGCTGGAGGGCCAGCCGCTGCTGGCCGACACGCTGCGGGGGCTGGCCGGCGAATGGGCGGACGGCGAGCCCGGCGCGGGGCTGGTGGCGCTGCGGGCCTTCGAGCTGACGTTCGTGCTCGCCCTGCGTGCCGCGCTGAGCGAGCTCACGCTCGGCGAACCGGTGCTGCGCGCGCTGCGCCACCCGGCGATCAGCAGGGCGCTGCTGGCGGTGCACAGCCGGTTCGCCGAGCCGTGGACGCTGGAGTCGCTGGCGGCCGAGGCTGGGCTGTCGCGGTCGGCCTTCGCCGCGACCTTCCGCGACCTCGTCGGCGAGCCGCCGATGCGCCATCTGACCGGCCGCCGGATGCAGGAGGCCGCCCGGCTGCTGACCGAGACGACACTGGCGCAGGGCCGCATCTCCGAACGCGTCGGCTACCGCTCCGGCGTCGGCTTCCACCTGGCCTTCCGTGCCTGGTGCGGCCAGACGCCCGGCGAGTATCGCCGCTCGCGCCCGGGCTCCGGGCTCGCCGCCGTCAGAAGTAGTTCGGCGTGA
- a CDS encoding SDR family oxidoreductase produces the protein MTSTEPQRHLVVGATGAQGGAVARRLLEEGHRVRGLTRSAGGHGRLPDGVEPFAGDLGDPGQARAAFAGMTHASVLLPMIYGPEQVASYVRNVADAALAAGLRRLVFNTGNRLPEAVTEVAAFETRRAAAAALLGSGVPTVVLRPPIYLDNLCAPWAAGPLVRDGVLRYPLPARSPVAWLSHGDLAAATVAALTRDGLAGTVLDLGGPDTVTGPELAAAFAAELGRRVDYVAQDPAEFEAGLAHALGAPAAAGVAATYRWVADAGETLYGVDHRAVEETLGIRLTPLRAWIAAQPWHALAGAA, from the coding sequence ATGACATCGACCGAGCCGCAGCGCCACCTCGTGGTCGGCGCGACGGGAGCGCAGGGCGGCGCCGTCGCCCGGCGGCTGCTGGAGGAGGGGCACCGGGTCCGCGGGCTGACCCGCTCGGCCGGCGGCCACGGCCGTCTCCCGGACGGGGTGGAGCCCTTCGCCGGAGACCTCGGCGACCCCGGGCAGGCCAGGGCGGCCTTCGCCGGGATGACGCACGCCTCGGTGCTGCTCCCCATGATCTACGGACCGGAGCAGGTCGCCTCCTACGTGCGCAACGTCGCCGACGCGGCGCTCGCGGCCGGCCTGCGGCGCCTGGTGTTCAACACCGGCAACCGCCTGCCGGAGGCCGTCACCGAGGTGGCGGCCTTCGAGACCAGGCGGGCCGCCGCCGCGGCGCTGCTCGGTTCGGGCGTGCCCACCGTCGTCCTGCGCCCGCCGATCTATCTCGACAACCTCTGCGCCCCCTGGGCGGCGGGGCCGCTCGTCCGTGACGGCGTGCTGCGCTACCCGCTGCCCGCCCGCTCCCCGGTCGCGTGGCTCAGCCACGGCGACCTCGCCGCGGCGACGGTGGCCGCCCTCACCCGGGACGGCCTGGCCGGCACCGTCCTCGACCTCGGCGGGCCCGACACGGTGACCGGTCCGGAGCTGGCCGCCGCCTTCGCCGCCGAGCTGGGCCGCCGGGTCGACTACGTCGCCCAGGATCCCGCCGAGTTCGAGGCGGGGCTGGCCCACGCGCTCGGCGCCCCCGCGGCGGCCGGAGTGGCCGCGACCTACCGGTGGGTCGCCGACGCCGGCGAGACCCTGTACGGCGTGGACCACCGGGCGGTGGAGGAGACCCTGGGGATCCGGCTCACGCCGCTGCGCGCCTGGATCGCCGCCCAGCCCTGGCACGCCCTCGCCGGAGCCGCGTGA
- a CDS encoding DUF4440 domain-containing protein, which produces MTAPRRTAGGTAGDVPGEAAATGAHGTASGNPRGAADAAACRAEIVRLHGIIEGWLSGRTPRTAGEFAAFAQAHLPDFTLSGPDGASLTRGQVLAWVEAAHGRVPGIEIRIREVELVAAAGPLLVAAYQEWQYGTGADRNRRATVVFLRDPDAPHGLRWRHLHETWTPEP; this is translated from the coding sequence ATGACCGCCCCGCGTCGTACGGCGGGCGGTACGGCGGGAGACGTCCCGGGTGAGGCGGCCGCCACGGGCGCCCACGGCACGGCCAGCGGGAATCCTCGCGGGGCGGCCGACGCGGCGGCCTGCCGGGCGGAGATCGTCCGCCTGCACGGGATCATCGAAGGCTGGCTGTCGGGCAGGACGCCGCGCACCGCCGGGGAGTTCGCGGCCTTCGCGCAGGCGCATCTGCCGGACTTCACGCTCAGCGGGCCGGACGGCGCCTCGCTCACCCGCGGACAGGTGCTGGCCTGGGTCGAGGCCGCGCACGGCCGGGTGCCCGGGATCGAGATACGGATCCGGGAGGTGGAGCTGGTCGCGGCGGCCGGGCCGCTGCTCGTCGCCGCCTACCAGGAGTGGCAGTACGGCACGGGCGCCGACCGGAACCGCCGTGCCACCGTGGTGTTCCTCCGCGATCCGGACGCCCCTCACGGACTGCGCTGGCGGCATCTGCACGAGACCTGGACGCCCGAGCCATAG
- the soxR gene encoding redox-sensitive transcriptional activator SoxR → MTKPPFDAAELTVGQLAARSGVAVTALHFYEDKGLIRSRRTAGNQRRYPRDTLRRVAFIRVAHRVGIPLRMVAETLAELPEGRTPTRADWTRLSAAWRAELDTRIDQLTRLRDDLSDCIGCGCLSIDRCVLRNSDDRLGDEGTGPRRLLGGRLAQESRSDPPDEGPAGRP, encoded by the coding sequence ATGACCAAACCCCCTTTCGATGCAGCCGAACTAACCGTCGGCCAGCTCGCCGCGCGCTCCGGCGTGGCGGTCACCGCCCTGCACTTCTACGAGGACAAGGGCCTCATCCGCAGCCGCAGGACGGCGGGCAACCAGCGCCGCTACCCCCGTGACACCCTGCGCCGGGTCGCCTTCATCCGGGTGGCGCACCGGGTCGGCATCCCGCTGCGCATGGTCGCCGAGACCCTGGCGGAGCTGCCCGAGGGGCGCACTCCCACCCGCGCCGACTGGACCCGCCTGTCCGCGGCCTGGCGTGCCGAACTCGACACCCGCATCGACCAGCTCACCCGCCTGCGCGACGACCTGTCCGACTGCATCGGCTGCGGCTGCCTGTCCATCGACCGGTGTGTCCTGCGCAACTCCGACGACCGGCTCGGCGACGAGGGGACCGGCCCGCGCCGCCTCCTCGGCGGACGGCTCGCCCAGGAGAGCCGGAGCGATCCCCCAGACGAGGGTCCGGCCGGCCGTCCATAA
- a CDS encoding carboxymuconolactone decarboxylase family protein — MRNGPGEYNHEGSSTPHITLNSDEPGIRGLFKYRPEAAFPLNGLVEVLLFRENSLSRGERELIATYVSALNECRFCFFTHAAIAAAHLSEGMTLVEQVRADLDAAPVSDKLRALLVIAAAVQQSGKKVSKEDVAAARAAGATDLEIHDTVLIAAAFCMYNRYVDGLATVATDDPAHYAARAQRSDGYLAVLTDSLSQS, encoded by the coding sequence GTGCGGAACGGCCCAGGTGAGTACAACCACGAGGGTTCCTCGACCCCGCACATCACCCTTAACTCCGACGAGCCCGGGATCCGCGGTCTGTTCAAATACCGTCCGGAGGCGGCTTTCCCGCTGAACGGGCTGGTGGAGGTGCTGCTGTTCAGGGAGAATTCCCTGTCGCGCGGTGAGCGGGAGCTGATCGCGACGTATGTGTCGGCGCTGAACGAGTGCCGGTTCTGTTTCTTCACGCACGCCGCCATCGCGGCCGCCCACCTGTCCGAGGGGATGACGTTGGTGGAGCAGGTCCGCGCCGACCTGGACGCGGCGCCGGTCTCGGACAAGCTGAGGGCCCTGCTGGTCATCGCGGCCGCAGTGCAGCAGAGCGGGAAGAAGGTCTCCAAGGAGGACGTCGCCGCCGCGCGGGCGGCGGGCGCGACGGACCTGGAGATCCACGACACGGTGCTGATCGCGGCGGCGTTCTGCATGTACAACCGCTACGTCGACGGCCTGGCCACGGTCGCCACCGACGACCCGGCGCACTATGCCGCGCGCGCGCAGCGCAGCGACGGATACCTGGCCGTGCTGACCGACTCGCTGAGCCAGAGCTGA